One segment of Scyliorhinus torazame isolate Kashiwa2021f chromosome 14, sScyTor2.1, whole genome shotgun sequence DNA contains the following:
- the LOC140390510 gene encoding zinc-binding protein A33-like yields the protein MASREQEESLSEDLICSICLDFFTDPVSLECGHNFCRSCITQCWEKKEINSCPECRQEFPERILRGSRILVNLAEKARKLKLNGKEKESKLHCEEHQEELKLFCETDKKLICVICRDSRKHKSHNFLPIVEAVEIYKDGVKSSFDSLTEKKSTVLEMEQQQKQKISQIRKQSVSLQSHITSEFTKMHQILTEKEQRFIRDLREEEEKILKTMEENLCEIQENLNSIQEKLSKLENQLEQKDGVRFLKEEASRKRRISDERKKLSLADGVLSIGKYNSLVQFSMWREMLDVINPVSVTLDVETANPQLEVSEDLKSLRWTRTQRSLPDTRKRFTDWPFVLGSEGFTSGRHYWEVEVTGNRGWGLGVAAESVERKDPVSLSPETGFWTIGWVVDQFYINSSPGSRLRVGQIPGKVGVYLSYESGTVSFYNVDTKSHLHTFTGNKFTEKLYPFFRTGDENQFLRICSGSDPDRERGGASGW from the exons atggcttCCAGAGAGCAGGAAGAAAGTTTGTCCGAGGATTTAATTTGTTCCATTTGTCTTGATTTCTTCACTGATCCGGTTTCACTGGAgtgtggacacaacttctgccgctcctgtatcacCCAGTGTTGGGAAAAGAAGGAGATAAACTCCTGCCCGGAATGTAGACAGGAGTTTCCAGAAAGAATCCTCAGAGGAAGTCGGATCTTAGTGAATCTGGCTGAGAAAGCTCGAAAATTAAAGCTGAatgggaaagagaaggaaagtaaacttcactgtgaggaacatcaggaagaactgaagctgttttgtgaaactgacaagaaattgatCTGTGTGATTTGTAGAGATTCGCGGAAACACAAATCTCACAACTTTCTGCCGATTGTAGAGGCTGTTGAAATCTACAAG GATGGGGTGAAATCTTCCTTCGATTCTCTCACAGAGAAGAAATCGACGGTTCTCGAAAtggagcagcagcagaaacagaAGATTTCCCAAATTAGG AAACAGTCGGTCAGTCTGCAGAGccacatcacatccgagttcactaaaatgcaccagattctcactgagaaagagcagcgtttCATCCGAGATCTCAGGGAAGAAGAGGAAAAAATTCTAAAAACAATGGAGGAAAATCtttgtgaaattcaggagaatttaaattctattcaGGAGAAACTCTCAAAGTTGGAAAACCAGTTGGAACAAAAAGACGGAGTGAGATTTCTGAAG GAGGAAGCATCTcggaagaggag gattAGCGATGAGAGGAAAAAGCTGTCACTAGCAGATGGTGTCCTGTCCATCGGAAAATACAACAGCCTTGTACAGTTCTCAATGTGGAGAGAAATGCTGGATGTCATTAACCCTG TCTCTGTGACCCTGGATGTGGAAACAGCGAATCCCCAGCTCGAGGTGTCTGAGGATCTGAAGAGTTTGAGATGGACCCGGACCCAGAGGAGTCTCCCTGACACCAGGAAGAGGTTTACAGACTGGCCCTTtgtgctgggatcagagggattcacatcggggagacattactgggaggtggaggtgacGGGGAATCGGGGCTGGGGTCTGGGAGTAgccgcagagtctgtggagaggaagGACCCGGTCagtctgagcccagagactggattCTGGACCATTGGGTGGGTTGTTGATCAGTTTTATATAAATTCCTCTCCTGGATCCCGTCTCCGTGTCGGTCAGATCCCCGGGAAGGTGGGAGTTTATCTCAGTTATGAGTCTGGGACAGTTTCATTTTACAACGTGGACACCAAGTCCCATCTCCACACCTTCACCGGGAATAAATTCACTGAGAAACTTTATCCTTTCTTCAGGACTGGGGATGAAAACCAGTTTCTGAGAATCTGCTCCGGTTCTGATCCGGATCGGGAAAGGGGCGGGGCCTCGGGGTGGTGA